A part of Maridesulfovibrio hydrothermalis AM13 = DSM 14728 genomic DNA contains:
- a CDS encoding RsbRD N-terminal domain-containing protein, which produces MNLVQKMSERKEDLAAKWYDIVLSSYPVETQKIWKANNDRFTNPVGITIKKVTSELLDLILEWKNADAIAQSLDELVKIRTVQEFAPSKALSFVFLFKKLMRDEFMEELKKEGKLDELLAFEARIDNLGLIAFDIYTKNRDLIAQMRIEEVKRSHHMLLRRVNKIEDASAKGAGQV; this is translated from the coding sequence ATGAATCTTGTACAAAAAATGTCGGAACGAAAAGAAGATCTGGCAGCGAAATGGTATGACATCGTACTTTCTTCATATCCTGTGGAAACTCAGAAAATATGGAAAGCAAACAATGACCGTTTCACCAACCCTGTCGGAATCACCATCAAGAAAGTTACCAGTGAGCTTTTAGATCTTATTCTTGAATGGAAGAATGCCGACGCAATTGCGCAATCCCTTGACGAGCTGGTTAAAATCAGAACCGTTCAGGAATTCGCACCATCCAAAGCTTTAAGTTTTGTTTTTCTTTTTAAGAAACTCATGAGGGACGAGTTCATGGAGGAACTTAAAAAAGAAGGCAAACTTGATGAGTTGCTCGCGTTTGAGGCCCGGATTGATAATCTGGGACTTATCGCGTTTGACATCTATACCAAGAATAGGGACTTGATTGCGCAAATGAGAATTGAAGAGGTCAAAAGATCTCATCACATGCTCCTTCGGCGGGTCAACAAAATCGAGGACGCTTCGGCCAAAGGGGCCGGACAGGTGTAG
- the dsrM gene encoding sulfate reduction electron transfer complex DsrMKJOP subunit DsrM codes for MNALYSLVLVFALVLIALFGVGAAHMAGLFGIFLPLVAVAVFLVGFAYRIIGWAKSPVPFSIPTTAGQQKSLDFIKHDRFDNPVTPGQTFIRMVLEICCFRTLFRNTSVALKDGRVTYASAKWLWLFSLLFHYSFLLIVIRHMRLFFEPVPACIGFVEMLDGIMQIGVPRMYMSDLLILAGLGFLLARRLRDPKLRYISLVTDYFPLLLIIGIALSGIYMRFFAHVDVIAIKKLTMGLVTFSPVIPAGIDISFYVHLFLVCTLLIYFPFSKLMHAGGVFLSPTRNMPNDTRIKHHENPWNDPSIKPHSYADYEDDFREPMIEAGLPVDKKA; via the coding sequence ATGAACGCTTTGTACTCACTCGTTTTAGTTTTTGCTTTGGTGCTTATTGCCCTCTTCGGAGTTGGCGCAGCACACATGGCAGGACTGTTCGGCATCTTTCTACCACTGGTAGCAGTTGCCGTATTTCTGGTAGGATTTGCCTACCGAATTATAGGCTGGGCTAAAAGCCCGGTACCTTTCAGTATCCCGACCACGGCCGGTCAGCAGAAGTCTCTGGACTTCATCAAGCATGACCGCTTTGACAACCCCGTGACTCCGGGTCAAACTTTTATCCGTATGGTTCTTGAAATCTGCTGTTTTCGTACTTTGTTCAGAAACACATCAGTTGCACTCAAGGACGGAAGGGTTACATACGCTTCAGCTAAATGGCTGTGGTTGTTTTCCCTGCTTTTCCATTACTCATTCCTGCTCATCGTGATCAGGCATATGAGACTTTTCTTCGAGCCGGTTCCTGCATGTATCGGATTCGTTGAAATGCTTGACGGGATTATGCAGATCGGTGTTCCCAGAATGTACATGTCAGACCTCTTGATTCTTGCCGGCCTGGGCTTCCTGCTGGCACGCAGACTCAGAGATCCTAAACTTCGTTACATCTCTCTGGTAACTGACTACTTTCCCCTGCTTCTCATCATCGGCATCGCCCTTTCGGGAATCTACATGCGCTTTTTCGCCCATGTTGATGTTATTGCCATCAAGAAGCTGACAATGGGACTGGTTACTTTCAGCCCCGTTATCCCTGCTGGAATCGATATATCATTCTACGTACATCTCTTTCTGGTTTGTACTCTGCTGATATACTTTCCTTTCAGCAAGCTTATGCATGCTGGCGGTGTTTTCTTGTCACCGACAAGAAATATGCCTAACGATACCCGCATCAAGCATCACGAAAACCCCTGGAACGATCCTTCCATTAAGCCTCATAGCTATGCGGATTATGAAGATGACTTCAGGGAACCAATG